Genomic segment of Erythrobacter sp. BLCC-B19:
CGCAACCTCACCTTCTTCATGCCGGTTCTGGTTGATCCGGGCGGCAACAACCAACTCAACCAGCCGATGGCGATCGATGCCAACACCCCGGCACTGATCATCCGCAACCTGACGCTGGCCGGGTCGGATGGTGACGGCTTCTCGCTGGTTCGCTTCCGCGTGGGATCGGCGACCGAGGGAATCATCCGGATCGAGGGCAACCTTGCCTTCGATGACACCATCGACAGCGATGTCCTCTCGCTGATTGCAGGCGGACGGATCGAGCTCGTCACGCCCGGCAGCATCCGCGTGACCAACAATGATGGTGGTCTGGGCGGTCAGATCGAACTGACGTCGGGCTATATCTGGGCGGCCGATGCTGCCACCATCGCCCAGCTGCAAACCAATCCCAACTTCGCCGGACGCGATGCGCTGCTTGCGGTCGCTGCGGCGGGGAGCGACGACCCGCTCGGCTATATCCGCGCCCGCGATGTCGACATTTTCATCAGCCGCGGGCTGCTGGTGCGCAACACCGGGACGGCCTCCGCGCAAGGCGGGATCCTGGTCGGCGATGCCGGACTGTCGATTGCCGGGTTCGACCCTGCCGTCAATCAGGGGGGCGGTGCAAACCAGCCCAAGGCCAACCCCGCCCCGCTCGATGTCTTCGCCTATGGCCGCAGGCTGACCGCTTCCGGTGACTTCATCGTCGGCGAAGCGTTCTTCCGCGAGGTCAATTTCAACCGCACGGGCAACGACCCGACGACCTACAGCTCCTCCAGCAAATTCAACGATTGCGACATCAACACGGGCGAATGTCCGCTGACCCCGCCGCCTCCGCCTCCGCCGCCTCCGCCGCCGCCGCCGCCGCCTCCGCCGCCGCCGCCACCGCCGCCGCCGCCACCGCCGCCGGAGCGGGAGCCGCCGGTTGCGATCAACAATCCGGAGGTGTTCGAAAAGCCGGTTGCCATTGGCGATTCGCGTCAGGGCGTGTCGGACGAGGACGAAGAGCGCTACGGCGTCGACTTCCCCGACCGTCCGGAAACGCCGCTGATCAGCGAAGACCCGCTGCTGGACGATCCGGTCACCAGCGGCAGCGATACCGCTGTCTATGGCACGGCTACGCCGCCTGCCCAGCCGGGCGCGCCGCAGGGAGGGAAGTGACATGAAGCATCCGCGTCTCTTTCCCGTCCGGCTCGCGGCCGGGGCTGCGGCGGCGCTGGCCGTGTTCGGCCTTGCCGCGCCCGGCCTTGCCGACAGTGCCGAAAACAGCGTCAGCCTGTCGTTGCGGGATACCTTCCCGATCGGTTCCAATGGCTTGTGCGAAGCGCAGATCCTGTCGCCCGAACCCGGCGCAGGGCTGTTCGACCGCCGCTATGCGGTGATCTGCCGCGATTCCGCCGCGCCGGTCGGCACCTTGTGGGTGGTCAAGCCCAAGGCGGGCGACAGCCCCGGCCCGGCGCGCTTTCTGGGGGAAGGCCACGGCTGCGGGAGCGATGCGGCGGCAAGGCAGGCCGCGCTTCCCGGCCTTGCTGCGGTCGAGCGCCTTACCTGCAAGCGTGACGGATCGATCCTTGCCACCGACCTGCTGATCGCAGGTCGCGCGGGCCGCACCTTTGCCGCATCCGGGCTCACCGCCTATTCCAAGGCGCTCGAACTCGGCCTCGCCTCGCTCGCCAGTGACGAGGTCGTGCCGGGCACGGTCGAGATCCCGCTGACCAGCACCACCGACGCCATCGCCTTCGCGCGCCAGCAGGCCGAAGCGATTGCGGGCGATCAGGCACTGTCGGAGGCCTATCGCCGTTCGAACGCGGGCAATTTTGCCGAGGCCTCGGAGTTCTTCGCAGCCTCGGCGGCGGCGCTCGCCGGGCCGGGCGCTGCCGAAGCGCAATTGAACGAGGCGTTGCAGCAGTCCAACCTCGGCAACTTCGCCGAAGGCCGCCGCCTGTTCGCCCTGACGCGCCCCGCAGCGGCGAGCAGCCCGTTGCTCGCGCGGCTCCAGCGCAATTACGAGGGCATGGACGCGCTCAACCAGCGCCAGCCCGCCCGTGCGCTGGCCATCCTCGACACCCCGCCCGCGGTCGAATTTGCCGACAACGACCTCGCCCGGTCGCTGACGATCGGCCCTGCACTGGCCGGGCAGCTGGCAAGCGAGAGCGGGCGCATCACCAGCGAATATTCACTCAGCCTCACCCCGCTGGAACGCGCGCGGCTGCTCGATGGACAGCACGCCTATCTCAAGGCAACCGCGCTGCGCCAGCTTGGGCGCACTGACGAGGCGACCGGCTTCCTGCGCGCAGCGAACGCGGCTTTCGGCGAAGTGCGCGGCGGTCGGGTTGTCTCGGTCGCGTGGCTGCGCGCGCAGGTGCTTGGCGAACTGGCCGAAGTGGCTGAGCGCGAAGGCCGGCCCGCCGAGGCCGAGGGGCTGCATCGGTCCGCGATCACATTGCTTCAGGCGACCTATCCCGGCACGCCGGTTCTTGGCAGCGCCAAAGCGCAGCTTGCAGGGTTTTACGCACGCGCTGGACGGCGCGATGACGCGCTTGGGCTCTATCGCGGGATCATCGGCGATGCCGAAGGCCGGGCGCTGCCTTCGCTGCGCGGGGTGATGACGCCCTATTTCGCTCTGCTGACCGAGGGCGGTGCAGCCGGAAGCGATGCCGCCGCCGATCTGTTCGCCGCCAGCCAGCTGCTCCAGCGTCCCGGCCTTGCCCAGACCCAGGCAGCGCTCGCCCGCGAGCTGTCCGAAGGCACCGACGAGGCCGCCCAGCTGTTCCGCACCGCGACCAATCTCGGCCGCGGGATCGAGCAGTTGCGGATCGCGCTGCTCGAGCTGGAGAGCCTCCCCGAGGCCGAGACCCGGCAGGCCACCCAGATCGCCGAGCGCCGCACCCGGCTTGAGCAGTTGCAGGCCCAGCAATCCGAGGTGCTGACGCGCCTTGCCGCCTATCCGCGCTATCGTGCGGTGAGCGGGGCGGGGATCGCGCTGTCCGATCTTCAGGCCATTCTCACCGAGGGCGAAGCCTATGTGAAACTGGTGACGCTCGAGCGGGAGGCCTATGTCGTCTATGCCACCCGCGACAGCGCGCGGGTGTGGCGCACCGATGCCAGCCCCAAGCAGATCGAAAGCATGGTCAACCAGATCCGCGACAGCATCGCGGTGGTCGAAGGCGGGCAGGTGCTGACCTATCCCTTCGACATTGCCGCCGCGCGCCAGCTTTATGTCAAGCTGTTCGCGCCGGTGGCCGATGATCTGCCCAAGGCGCGGCACGTGGTGTTCGAGCCCGATGGCGCGATGCTCAAGCTGCCGATCAACCTGCTCGTCACCGACGATGCCAGCGTCGCGGCCTATGAGGCGCGGATGAAGGTCAAGGACGCGGACGAGTACGATTTCCGCGGCACCAAATGGCTCGGGCGGCAGACGCAGGTGAGCACCGCAGTGGCGGCCGCCGCCTTCCGCGATGTTCGCGCCAGCCGTCCGTCCGATGGCAAGCGCGCCTATCTCGGCCTCGGCGAAAACGCACCGATCGGCAATGCGACGCCCGGCGCCGCGCGCACCCGTGCGGCGCTGGAGGCGGGCGAGAAGTGTCTGTGGTCGCCCAATATCTGGGCGCGGCCGGTCAAGGCGACCGAACTGCGCGAGGCAGCGGCGCGCTTTTCCTCAGGGACACAGGTGCTGACGGGCGCGGCTTTCACCGACACGGCCATTCAGGCGCTGCCCGACCTGTCCGAGTTCCGCATCCTGCACTTTGCCACCCACGGCCTTGTGACCGCGCCCCAGCCCGAATGTCCGCCGCGCCCTGCGCTGCTGACCAGCTTCGATGCCAGCGCGGGCTCTGACGGCCTTTTGAGCTTCGGTGAAATCTTCGACCTCAGGATCGATGCCGATCTCGTGATCCTCTCGGCCTGCGACACGGCGGGCACCGCCACCGTGGGCGCGACCCGCGAGGCGGGGGTGACGAGCGGGGGCGAGTTTGCGCTCGACGGGCTGGTGCGCGCCTTTGTCGGCGCAGGCGGGCGCACCGTGCTGGCGAGCCATTGGCCCGTGCCGGATGATTTCGACGCGACCGGGCGGCTGGTTTCGGGCCTGTTTGCAGAGGACGGGCGCAGCACCGCCGAGGCGCTGCGGGCTTCGCAGGAAGCGCTGATGGACAGCGCGGAAACATCGCACCCGTTCTACTGGTCGGCCTTCGCCGTGGTGGGCGATGGCGCTGCCAAACTGGCGCGCTGAGGCGGCGTTGCCCTTGCGATGAACGACACGTCCGCCAGCTTTGCCGCGCGCTTTGGCTGGCTGACGCGCGGCTGGCACAATGTGCGCGAGGCGGGCACCGTCCAGCTGGCGCTGACGGTCATGCTGCTTGGCGTGGCGCTGCTGATCGCGCGTTACAGCTGGGTGCTGCCCGATGGCACAGAGCCCACCCCGCTCACCAGCGAGGCCGAGCGGGCGCTCTATGACCTGCGCGCCTATTACGCGGCCGACCTGGTCGAGGAAGACAAGCGCGTGGTGCTGGTGGTCTATACCGACCAGACGCTGATTGCGGCGCGCAAGCGCTCGCCCCTCGATCGCGGCCTGCTGGCCAAGACCCTGCGCACGCTCGACACCTTCGAGCCCAAGGCGATCGGGATCGACATCCTGTTCGATCAGCCGCAGGACGAGGATGAGGAGCTGATCGCGGCGCTGCGCAGCATGAAGACTCCGGTCGCGGTCGCCTATGCCGCCAAGGCGACCAACCCGGACGATATCGAATACGAACAGCAGCAGTTTCTCGAAGCCTTCATGGCGCGGCTCGAGGGCAGCAATGCCCAGCCTGCCAGCATCCGGCTCGACAACACCTTCGGCGCGACCCGGCTGTGGCCCGATATCCGCCCCGGCCTGCCGCCCCTGCTCGGGCGGGTGATGCTGGCCGAAGCCGGTGAACCCGCCAAGGCCTTTGCCGGTTACGAAGGCGCGATCGATTACCGCCGCGCCAAGTATCAAGATTCGGTGCTGTTTCCCCCGGCCCAGATCGACCTCTTCGTCGATCCCGATCCCGAGATTCTCCCGTTCCTCAAGGAGCAATATGCCGGCAAGTATATCCTGATCGGCGGCGATATTGTCGATTATGACCGGGTCGAGACGACCTTCACTTCGATCAATGGCGAAGTTCCGGCGGGAATCGCGGTCCATGCCGAAATCATCGCCCAGATGCTGGACAACCGCCTCTTGAGGCCGATCGAGACATGGGTGCTGTGGGCGATGGCGGCGCTGGTGGTTGTGATCGCGGTTCTGACCGCACTGCTCGAATGGCCCGCACGGCGGCTGGCGCTGTTTGGCGTTGCGCAGCTGGTGCTGTTTCAGGGCACGCCGTTTCTGTTGCAGTTCCAGAATGTCGACACCTATGGCCTGCCGGTGGTCGGCTGGCTGATCGGGTGGATCATCGTCTTCACCGCCGTCACCACCACGGCGCGCGCATCGGGCGCGGTGCAGCGCAATTTCGCCACTGGGGCGCTGGGCAAGTATATCCCGCGCGACATTGCCCAGGCGATCATCGAAAAGCCCGAGCTGCTGAGCCTTGGCGGCGAGAAGCGCACGATCTTCGTGTTGTTCAGCGACCTGGAAGGCTTCACCAAGATGAGCCACGCGATCGCGCCGGAAATGGTGGCAAAGCTGCTCAACCGCTATCTTGATGTGCTTAGCCAGGTGGTGCTCGATCATGGCGGGGTGATCGACAAGTTCGTGGGCGATGCCGTGGTCGCCTTCTGGGGTGCGCCGATCAGTCGCCCCGACGACGGGATGCGCGCGGCGCGGGCGGGTTACGCCATGTGGCAGGCGGGCGAGGCCTTCCGCGCCGAGGTCGCCGCGATGGACCCGGATCTGCCGCCGATCGGCAAGACCCGCGTGGGCCTGCATTATGGCGAGGCGGTGATCGGCAATTTCGGGGGTGCCAATCGCATCCAGTACACCGCGCTGGGGGATTCGATGAACACCGCCGCGCGGCTTGAAGCGGCCAACAAGGCACTCGATTCGGCGGTGATGGCGAGCCGCGAATTCGCCGAGGCCTCGGGGCTTGATTGGTGGCGGCCAATGGGGCGGGTGGTGCTGCGCGGGCGCGCGCGGCCGGTTGAACTGTTCGAGCCCGCACCCGAATTTCCCGCGCAAGATCGCGCCGCTCTGGTAGAGGCGAGTGTGCTGTCCGTCACCGACCGCGCCGCCGCAGTGCGGCTAGTGGAGGGGGTGGCTGCGCGCCATCCCGAGGATTCAGCGTTGCGCAATCTCGCGCGGCGCATTGCAGATGGCGACGAGGGAGGAACCTATGTTCTCGGATAGACTGAAGCGCAATTTCGCCGCACTCGCGCTTGCCGGGGCCGCCTTGGCTTTGCCGGTGGCGGCGATGGCCGGGGTGGTGGTCAAGTCCACCGGCCCCTCTTCGACCAAGTATCCGGTCGGCACCAAGATCGACGACAACGCCTCGATCACCCTGAAGGCGGGCGATGTGGTCACCGTGCTGACCGCGCAAGGGACGCGCGTTATCAAGGGCGCAGGCACCTTCCGCGTGGGCGATCGCCCGCAGGTTGCCGCTGACCGTTTCGCCTCGCTCACCCGCAAGCGCGCCGCCACCCGCGTGCGCACCGGGGCGGTGCGCGACGTGACCGACGGCATCCCGACCAACCCCAACCTCTGGTATGTCGATGTCACCCGTTCGGGCACGATCTGCCTCTATGATCTGGCCACCGTCCGCTTGTGGCGTCCGGCGACCGGGATCAGCACCTACCGGATGTTCAACCGCGAAAACGGCGCTTCGGTGGATGTCACCTTCGACGATACCGTAACCGTCGCCGCGCTCGATCCGGCGCGCCTGCCGATCGTCGAGGGTGTGCCCTATAACATTACCGGGCCGGACAATGCCTCCAGCGCGCAAGTCAATTTCGTGCTGCTGGCCGATGACTACGAAACGCCCGATGCCCTGGCCGAAGCGCTGATCGCCAAGGGCTGTTCGGTGCAGCTCGAATCGCTTGCCGCCAGCCTCGAGGAATCCGCTCCTGCCGAAGAGGTTGCGCCCTGAACAAGCGTGCATGATGTCGATTGCCTGTTGCATCGCGCCCCCAAGCTTGGGACAAGGGCGTGGGTCAGCCAGACGGGGGAATCGGCAGACGGGGAACGAAACCTGACGCAGGGTTACAAGCATCGCGCGGGGGCGCGGTGCTAGCCTGTCAGGGATTGCAGCGGTACCGGAGCCGCTCTCACGTCAGGCGATCATCTCGGGGGGGATGGGATGAGGCGAATTTGGTCAGGCAGGATCACACGGGTCGCACAGCGGCCCGGCGCACTGCGTGTGCTGGCGGTGATTGCTCTGGCGCTGGTCTATCCCGCATCGATCGCGATCGGTAACGGCACCTTCGAAGGGGTGGCGACCTGCGCCGGTTCGACCTGCCACGGCCGCGCGGAAGGCAATGGTGCGGTTGTTCGTCAGGACGAGATCGCCACCTGGCAGGAACCCTCTTCGCCCAGCGGCGCGCACAGCCGCGCCTATGCCGTGCTCGGCGGGCGGCGCGGCCAGCAGATCGCGGCGAGCCTCGGGCTTGGCAACGCGCAATCCGCGCCCGCCTGCCTCGGCTGCCATGCCACCAACGCGCCCGCCGGCGCCCGCGGCCCCAAGTTTACCCTCACCGACGGCGTCGGCTGCGAAAGCTGCCACGGTGCGTCGGGCGGGACATGGCTGGCGGAGCACTATGCGCTGCCCGCCACGCACGCCTCCAACGTGGCAGCGGGGCTCACCCCGCTCGACAATCCCAAGGTGCGCGCCGGGGTGTGCCTTGATTGCCATTATGGCTCGGCCAAGCCCGGCCAGTTCGTCACCCATGCGATGATGGCCGCCGGGCACCCGCGCGTGTCGTTCGAGCTCGACCTGTTCTCCTCGCTCCAGCAGCACCACCAGATCGACGGCGATTACACCGCAAGGAAGAGCGTGCCCGATGGCGTGCGGCTGTGGGCGGTCGGGCAGGCCGAAGCGGTGCGGCGGTCGACCAGCCTGTTTGCCCAGCCCAAACTGGCCTATGAAGGCGCGTTCCCGCAGTTCTACTTCCTCGATTGCCATTCGTGCCACCGCACCATCACCGATGGCCCGCAGCGCAAGCTGACCTTCGAGACCAATCCGGCGCGGCCCATCCCCTTCGGCAACCCGCCCTTCAATGACGAAAACATGATCATGCTCCAGGCGGTCGCAGGGGCACTGGTGCCGGGCGAGGCGGCCGCTTTCCAGACCGCCGCGCGCGACTTCCACAAGGCGTTTGGCGCTGGCCCGGCCGAGGCCCGCGGCGCCGCCCAGACGCTTTCCTCGCGCGCGGGCGCCTTGTCCGATGCGCTGTCGGCGCGCGGCTTTGGCAGCGGCGATGCCTTCAAGGTGATCGCGATCATCGCGGGCGAGGCCACGAGCCAGCGCTTCACCGACTATGCCGGATCGGTGCAGGCGGTGATGGCGATCGACACCTTGCTCAACGCTCTCGTCAAGGAGGGCCGGGTGACGCAGGGCGCGGCAGCCGGGATCAGGGGCGACATCGCCCGCGCTTACAAGGCGGTTGAAGAGCCCAACGCCTACCGCCCGGCCGACTTCCGCGCCGCGCTCAAATCCGCCGCGGGCGCGATCGGCAGGCTGCAATAGAGATGCGCGTCGGGGGGATCAGAACCGGCTGGATTGCAGCAAGCGCGCTGGTGCTCGCCTCGTGCGGGGGCGGGGGGAGCAGTTCGGGCGGCGGCGGCACTGGCGGCGGCGGGCCAACGCCCACGCCCACGCCGCCCCCGTCAGGGCAGGTCTTCAGCGTGCCGGCTGCCGAGAGCCTCTCCTCCGCGCAGGTCGGCACGATCATCGCGCAAGCCGCCGCCGAAGCGCGTGCACGGGGCGCCGCTGCCACCATTGCCGTGACCGACCGAGTGGGCAACGTGCTGGCGGTCTTTGCCATGCCCGGCGCTGCGGGCACCGCGCGGATTTCCGACGCGCCCAATGGCCAGAACATCGATGTGCAGGGGCTCGTCATCCCCAGCGCCGGGGCGGCGATCGCCAAGGCGATTACCGGTGCCTATCTGTCGAGCGGCGGCAACGCCTTCTCCAGCCGCACGGCGAGCTTCATCGTGCAGGAGCACTTCCCGCCTGCACCGACAACTGCCGGGCTGGAGAGCGGCCCGCTGTTCGGGGTGCAGTTCAGCCAGCTGCCGTGCTCCGACCTTGCCGCGCGCGCGAGCGACGGGTTGATCGGCCCCAAGCGCTCGCCGCTCGGGCTGGCGGCTGATCCGGGCGGCTTCCCGCTCTACCGCAACGGCGTGGTCGTCGGCGGGATCGGGGTGATCGCCGACGGCGCCTATGGCTTCGACGCCAATGTTCTCGACCGCGACAATGACCTTGATGAAGCGATTGCGCTCGCGGGCACGGTCGGGTTCGAGGCACCGGAATCGATCCGCGCCAACCGCATCACGGCAGACGGCACTTCGCTGCGCTATACCGATGTCGAATACAGCCAGATCGGCAATGTCGCGGGCGCGACCTTTGCCGGCACGGCAGGCGCGCTGGTGCCGGTGACGGGCTATTACAGCGGGGCCGGCCTGCTGGCGGGCGTTGCCTACGGCACCGAGGCGTCGGGCGTGCGCGCCTCGACCTCGGCGGAATTCAGCAACCGCGATGCCTTCGTCCTTTCGAACGGCGCGGGCGTGAACCGCTTCCCCGTGCGCGGTGCGACCGATGCGGGCGCGGTGGCGAGCCCGCTGACTGCTGCCGAAGCGCGCACGATCCTCGAAGAAGCCTTCACCGTGATGAGCCGCGCGCGGGCGCAGATCCGCCAGCCGCTTGATAGCCGCGCGCAGGTGACGATCAGCCTCGTCGATACGCGCGGGGCCGTGCTGGGAATGGTGCGTTCGCCCGATGCGCCGATCTTCGGGATCGACGTCAGCTTGCAGAAGGCGCGCACCGCCAATTTCTTCTCCGCCCCCTTCGCCGCTGCCGAGCTTTCGGCAGCGGGCGGCGAGGTGCCGCAGTTCGTGACGCGGCTGCGCAATTTCCTCGGCGATCCTGCTGCGCTGACCGGGGCGACCGCTTTCTCTGACCGTGCCAATGGCAACCTGTCGCGGCCCTATTTCCCCGATGGCGAGCTGGGCACGGCCAACGGGCCGCTCTCGCGCCCGATTGCGCAGTTCAATCCTTTCTCGACCGGGCTGCAAAGTGCGCTGGTGCTCGGCAATCTCGCCCAGCATCTGGCCTTTGTCACCGGCCAGAGCGGGGCCGATACCCCGCGGGCCTGCACCAGCCTGCCGGGGGTGGCGGGCGGCAATCCGCGGCTGGCGAACGGGATCCAGATCTTCCCCGGATCGGTGCCGGTCTATCGCGGCAATACCTTGGTCGGCGCAATTGGCGTGTCGGGTGACGGGATCGACCAGGACGACATGATCAGCTTCCTCGGCGTGCATAACGGCGCGGTGCGGGCCGGGGGCGGCCTCGGCAATGCGCCTGCGGCGATGCGGGCTGATCGGATCGTGGTGCAGGTCGGCAGCCGTCAGGTGCGCCTGCGCTACGTCAACTGCCCCTTCGCGCCTTTCGTCGACACGGCGACCCAGAACGTGTGCGAGGGGCTGTAGATGGCCCTGCTGCCTTCCGCGCTGTTGCCTGCGCTGCTGCTGCTTCAGGCCGCGCCGCCGCCCGAGGTTGCGCAGCCGGCCACGCCGCCGCCGGGTGAAGCCCCTGCGACTGCGCCCGCGCCGCAGGACTGGGAGGTGGACACGCCCCCGGTCGATCCCGGTATCATCGAGGGCCGCGAACGCCCCGGCTACACCGCCCCGCTGCCCGAGCGGATCGAACAGAACAACCAAGGCGCGGTGCGCGCCCCGCCGCCGAGCGCCTTTCCGACCGATCAATTGCCGATCCCCGATCGCTGGCGGTTGATCGAGAGCCTTGGGCTGGTGAAGGAAAACCTGTTCGATCCCTATCACCAGAACACCTACAAGGGCGACCGCCCGATCGATCGCAAGAAGGTGCCCTGGCTGCCGATCAAGGGCGATGACTGGTTCTTCGTCGCCAACCTGATTTCGGATTCGGTCTACGAACCGCGCACCTTCCCGATCCCTGTCGGCGTGCAGACCACCGAAGACCCGGACCGCAACGACGTGTTCGGCAATGATTTCAGCCAGGTCTTCAGCCAGACCTTCATCGCCGGTTTCGCGCTGCTGAAGGGGATGACCACCTTCAAGCCGCCGACCATCGAATACCGCCTGACGCTGGCCTACAACGTCAACTATGTCGATGTGCCCGAACGGCGCGTGCTGTTTGTCGAGCCGTCGCGCCCCTCGCACCGGCTCGATCACTTCCTCGGGGTGCAGGAAGCCTTTGTGGATTACCACTTCGGCCAGTTCGACACCGACCGCTTCGACTTCATTTCGATCCGCGCCGGCATCCAGCCGTTCCAGTCGGATTTCCGCGGCTTCCTGTTCAACGACCAGCAACTGGGCGTGCGCCTGTTCGGATCGCGCGACAACAACCGCTTCCAGTTCAACCTCGGCGCCTTCTGGCGGCTGGAGAAGGACACCAATTCGGGCCTCAACTCCATCGTCAAGAGCCCGCGCGATGACTTCGTCTTCGTCGCCAATGCCTATCGGCAGGACTTCCTGATCCCGGCGCTGACCAGTCAGGTCACGGTCGTCTACAACCGCAACCGCGAGGCGAACGACATCGAGATCGACGACAACGGCTTCCCGGTGCGCCCGGCCTTGCTCGGCACGCTGAGGGGCCGAGATTACGACGCGGTCTACCTCGGCTACAACGCCGATGGCCGGATCGGGCGGGTCAACCTCACCGGCAGTTTCTATTGGGCGCTGGGCGAGGATCGCAACAGCTTCTTCACCGACCGCCCGGCCGATATCAACGCGCAGTTCGCCGCCATCGAAGCCAGCTATGATCGCGACTGGATGCGCTTCCGCCTGTCGGCCGCCTATGCCAGCGGGGACGAAGACCCCTATGACAACACCGAGGGCGGGTTCGATGCGATCTTCGAAAACCCGGTGTTTGCGGGCGCGGATACATCCTACTGGATCCGCCAGACGATCCCCTTTGCCGGCGGCGGGCGCGCGGTCAGCGTCAATGGCCGCAACGGCCTGCTCAATTCGCTGCGCTCCTCGAAGGAGCAGGGGCAGAGCAATTTCAACAATCCGGGGCTGATCCTTGCAGGGGTCGGCGCGGATTTCGATCTGACGCCGCAATTCCGCCTCTCGGCCAATGCCAATCACCTGTGGTTCGAGAACACGGCGACGCTGCAGGCGCTGCGCAACGAAGGCTCGATCCCCAAGGAGATCGGCTTTGACCTGTCCGCCTCGGCGATCTGGCGGCCCAAGGCCAACCAGAACCTCGTCTTCCGCCTCTCCGCCGCGACGCTGGTGGCAGGGGACGGGTTCAAGGATCTGTTCACTGCACGGGGCGGCGGCGGACAGGAATTCGTCTCGATCCTCGCCAACGTGGTGTTGACCTACTGATGCGCGCGCTGACCCAATCCTTCACCCGCCACATCGCGCTGCTGGCCGCGGCGCTGGTGCTGGCCATCGGCCTGTTCGCCGGATCGCCGCAGGCCTCGGACAAGGAAAAGCCGGTCAAGCGCGATTACACCGCGGTGTTTGCCCCCCCTGCGCCTGCCCGGCAATCGGTGGCGGAGATGGAAGCGAAGTCCGCCGGCTGCAACACCTGCCACGTCAAGACCGACGCGCCGACCATGCACGTCACCCCCGCCGTGCGGCTGGGTTGCACCGATTGCCACGGTGGCAATGCCTCCATCGAGGGCAATTCCGAGCTGGCGCACGATCACCCCGATTACGTCGCCGCGCGCGACAAGGCGCACGTGCTGCCCAAGTATCCGAACAGCTGGCACTTCCCGTCATCGGCCAACCCGAAGCGGTCCTACGCGCTGCTCAACAAGGAAAGCCCTGAGTTCATCAAGTTCGTGAACCCGTCCGATTACCGCGTCGCGCGCGATGCCTGCGGGGCGTGCCACATCCAGGCGATCGAAGCGGCGGAACGCTCGATCATGGCGACCGGCGCGATGCTTTGGGGCGGGGCGAGCTACAACAACGGCATCCTGCCCTACAAGAACTACCTGCTGGGCGAGGCCTATACCCGCGACGGTCTGCCCGCCAAGCTGACCACGCCGGGCGCCGGGTCGGACGGCAAGCTTTCGCCCGAGCAGGTCGCGCGCGGGGTGCTCGCGGAGATGTATCCGCTGCCGACCTGGCACGTGATCCCGCCGGGCGATGTGTTCCGTGTGTTTGAACGCGGCGGGCGCACGATCAACTCGCAGTTCCCCGAAATCGGCCTGCCCAACCCGACGGGTTCGATTCAGCGCCTCGAGGAGCCGGGGCGGCCCGACCTCAAGCAATCGAACCGCGGCCCCGGCACCGGCCTGCGCGTGGCGATCCCGGCGCTCAACATCCACAAGACCCGCCTCAACGATCCCTTCACCTGGTTCATGGGCACCAACGACCAGCCGGGCGACTATCGCCACTCGGGCTGCGCCTCGTGCCACGTGGTCTACGCCAACGACCGCGAGCCGCGCCACTCGCTGGTCTATGCCCAGTTCGGCCGCGACGGACAGTCGATGACGGTCGACCCGACGATTGCGGGCAAGGTCGAACACGCCGAGGATGGGCACGGCGAGAAGACCAGCGGCCACGGGGCGGTCAAGCAGCCGGGCGATCACGACGCGCACGACGACCACGGCGACAAGCCAAAGGGCGCCGACGATGCCCTGCTGACCGCCAGCGGCGAGGTGAAGGAGAAGGGCCACCCGCTTGGCCACGTCTTCACCCGCGC
This window contains:
- a CDS encoding CHAT domain-containing protein; the protein is MKHPRLFPVRLAAGAAAALAVFGLAAPGLADSAENSVSLSLRDTFPIGSNGLCEAQILSPEPGAGLFDRRYAVICRDSAAPVGTLWVVKPKAGDSPGPARFLGEGHGCGSDAAARQAALPGLAAVERLTCKRDGSILATDLLIAGRAGRTFAASGLTAYSKALELGLASLASDEVVPGTVEIPLTSTTDAIAFARQQAEAIAGDQALSEAYRRSNAGNFAEASEFFAASAAALAGPGAAEAQLNEALQQSNLGNFAEGRRLFALTRPAAASSPLLARLQRNYEGMDALNQRQPARALAILDTPPAVEFADNDLARSLTIGPALAGQLASESGRITSEYSLSLTPLERARLLDGQHAYLKATALRQLGRTDEATGFLRAANAAFGEVRGGRVVSVAWLRAQVLGELAEVAEREGRPAEAEGLHRSAITLLQATYPGTPVLGSAKAQLAGFYARAGRRDDALGLYRGIIGDAEGRALPSLRGVMTPYFALLTEGGAAGSDAAADLFAASQLLQRPGLAQTQAALARELSEGTDEAAQLFRTATNLGRGIEQLRIALLELESLPEAETRQATQIAERRTRLEQLQAQQSEVLTRLAAYPRYRAVSGAGIALSDLQAILTEGEAYVKLVTLEREAYVVYATRDSARVWRTDASPKQIESMVNQIRDSIAVVEGGQVLTYPFDIAAARQLYVKLFAPVADDLPKARHVVFEPDGAMLKLPINLLVTDDASVAAYEARMKVKDADEYDFRGTKWLGRQTQVSTAVAAAAFRDVRASRPSDGKRAYLGLGENAPIGNATPGAARTRAALEAGEKCLWSPNIWARPVKATELREAAARFSSGTQVLTGAAFTDTAIQALPDLSEFRILHFATHGLVTAPQPECPPRPALLTSFDASAGSDGLLSFGEIFDLRIDADLVILSACDTAGTATVGATREAGVTSGGEFALDGLVRAFVGAGGRTVLASHWPVPDDFDATGRLVSGLFAEDGRSTAEALRASQEALMDSAETSHPFYWSAFAVVGDGAAKLAR
- a CDS encoding adenylate/guanylate cyclase domain-containing protein; translation: MNDTSASFAARFGWLTRGWHNVREAGTVQLALTVMLLGVALLIARYSWVLPDGTEPTPLTSEAERALYDLRAYYAADLVEEDKRVVLVVYTDQTLIAARKRSPLDRGLLAKTLRTLDTFEPKAIGIDILFDQPQDEDEELIAALRSMKTPVAVAYAAKATNPDDIEYEQQQFLEAFMARLEGSNAQPASIRLDNTFGATRLWPDIRPGLPPLLGRVMLAEAGEPAKAFAGYEGAIDYRRAKYQDSVLFPPAQIDLFVDPDPEILPFLKEQYAGKYILIGGDIVDYDRVETTFTSINGEVPAGIAVHAEIIAQMLDNRLLRPIETWVLWAMAALVVVIAVLTALLEWPARRLALFGVAQLVLFQGTPFLLQFQNVDTYGLPVVGWLIGWIIVFTAVTTTARASGAVQRNFATGALGKYIPRDIAQAIIEKPELLSLGGEKRTIFVLFSDLEGFTKMSHAIAPEMVAKLLNRYLDVLSQVVLDHGGVIDKFVGDAVVAFWGAPISRPDDGMRAARAGYAMWQAGEAFRAEVAAMDPDLPPIGKTRVGLHYGEAVIGNFGGANRIQYTALGDSMNTAARLEAANKALDSAVMASREFAEASGLDWWRPMGRVVLRGRARPVELFEPAPEFPAQDRAALVEASVLSVTDRAAAVRLVEGVAARHPEDSALRNLARRIADGDEGGTYVLG
- a CDS encoding multiheme c-type cytochrome — translated: MRRIWSGRITRVAQRPGALRVLAVIALALVYPASIAIGNGTFEGVATCAGSTCHGRAEGNGAVVRQDEIATWQEPSSPSGAHSRAYAVLGGRRGQQIAASLGLGNAQSAPACLGCHATNAPAGARGPKFTLTDGVGCESCHGASGGTWLAEHYALPATHASNVAAGLTPLDNPKVRAGVCLDCHYGSAKPGQFVTHAMMAAGHPRVSFELDLFSSLQQHHQIDGDYTARKSVPDGVRLWAVGQAEAVRRSTSLFAQPKLAYEGAFPQFYFLDCHSCHRTITDGPQRKLTFETNPARPIPFGNPPFNDENMIMLQAVAGALVPGEAAAFQTAARDFHKAFGAGPAEARGAAQTLSSRAGALSDALSARGFGSGDAFKVIAIIAGEATSQRFTDYAGSVQAVMAIDTLLNALVKEGRVTQGAAAGIRGDIARAYKAVEEPNAYRPADFRAALKSAAGAIGRLQ